One window of the Macaca thibetana thibetana isolate TM-01 chromosome 13, ASM2454274v1, whole genome shotgun sequence genome contains the following:
- the WDR54 gene encoding WD repeat-containing protein 54 isoform X3: protein MVAVDLEGPYQPRVRRADLGAAGVTSDLGRGLQGSEPSAPGDSEAPPYRMFRWERSIPLRGSAAALCNNLSVLQLPARNLTYFGVVHGPSAQLLSAAPEGVPLAQRQLHAKEGAGVSPPLITQVHWCVLPFRVLLVLTSHRGIQMYESNGYTMVYWHALDSGDASPVQAVFARGIAASGHFICVGEGAKGTWSGRVLVFDIPAKGPNIVLSEELAGHQTPITDIATEPAQGQDCVADMVTADDSGLLCVWRSGPEFTLLTRIPGFGVPCPSVQLWQGIIAAGYGNGQVHLYEAATGNLHVQINAHARAICALDLAPEVGKLLSAGEDTFVHIWKLSRSPESGYIEVEHCHGECVSDTQLCGARFCDSSGSSFAVTGYDLAEIRRFSSV from the exons ATGGTGGCGGTGGATTTGGAGGGACCCTACCAACCAAGAGTCAGGCGAGCCGATCTGGGGGCTGCGGGTGTTACTTCTGACCTAGGCCGGGGGCTTCAGGGATCCGAGCCGAG CGCGCCTGGTGATTCGGAGGCACCTCCCTACAGAATGTTCCGCTGGGAGCGCTCCATTCCCCTTCGAGGCTCGGCCGCCGCCCTGTGCAACAACCTCAGTGTGCTGCAGCTGCCGGCTCGCAACCTCACGTATTTTGGTGTGGTTCATGGACCAAGCGCCCAGCTTCTCAGCGCTGCTCCTGAGGGTGTGCCCTTGGCCCAGCGCCAGCTCCACGCTAAGGAGGGTGCTGGAGTGAGCCCACCACTTATCACTCAG GTCCACTGGTGTGTCCTCCCCTTCCGAGTGCTGCTGGTACTCACCTCACATCGAGGAATACAG ATGTACGAGTCCAATGGCTACACCATGGTCTACTGGCATGCACTGGACTCTGGGGATGCCTCCCCAG TACAGGCTGTGTTTGCCCGGGGAATTGCTGCCAGTGGCCACTTCATCTGTGTGGGTGAGGGAGCCAAGG GAACATGGTCAGGCCGGGTGCTGGTGTTTGACATCCCGGCCAAGGGTCCCAACATTGTACTGAGCGAGGAGCTGGCTGGGCACCAGACACCAATCACAGACATTGCCACTGAGCCTGCCCAGGGACAG GATTGTGTGGCTGACATGGTGACGGCAGATGACTCAGGCTTGCTGTGTGTCTGGCGGTCAGGGCCAGAATTCACATTATTGACCCGCATTCCAGGATTTGG AGTGCCGTGCCCCTCTGTGCAGTTGTGGCAGGGGATCATAGCAGCAGGCTATGGGAACGGACAAGTGCATCTGTATGAGGCCGCCACAGGAAATCTACATGTCCAGATCAATGCCCATGCCCGGGCCATCTGCGCCCTGGACCTGGCTCCTGAGGTGGGCAAG CTACTCTCTGCAGGTGAGGACACCTTTGTGCATATCTGGAAGCTGAGCAGAAGCCCAGAGAGTGGCTACATTGAG GTGGAACACTGTCATGGTGAGTGTGTCTCTGACACCCAGCTGTGTGGTGCTCGATTTTGTGATTCCTCGGGCAGCTCCTTTGCCGTAACTGGCTATGACCTTGCGGAGATCCGGAGATTCAGCAGTGTGTGA
- the WDR54 gene encoding WD repeat-containing protein 54 isoform X1, with protein sequence MVAVDLEGPYQPRVRRADLGAAGVTSDLGRGLQGSEPSAPGDSEAPPYRMFRWERSIPLRGSAAALCNNLSVLQLPARNLTYFGVVHGPSAQLLSAAPEGVPLAQRQLHAKEGAGVSPPLITQVHWCVLPFRVLLVLTSHRGIQMYESNGYTMVYWHALDSGDASPVQAVFARGIAASGHFICVGTWSGRVLVFDIPAKGPNIVLSEELAGHQTPITDIATEPAQGQDCVADMVTADDSGLLCVWRSGPEFTLLTRIPGFGVPCPSVQLWQGIIAAGYGNGQVHLYEAATGNLHVQINAHARAICALDLAPEVGKLLSAGEDTFVHIWKLSRSPESGYIEVEHCHGECVSDTQLCGARFCDSSGSSFAVTGYDLAEIRRFSSV encoded by the exons ATGGTGGCGGTGGATTTGGAGGGACCCTACCAACCAAGAGTCAGGCGAGCCGATCTGGGGGCTGCGGGTGTTACTTCTGACCTAGGCCGGGGGCTTCAGGGATCCGAGCCGAG CGCGCCTGGTGATTCGGAGGCACCTCCCTACAGAATGTTCCGCTGGGAGCGCTCCATTCCCCTTCGAGGCTCGGCCGCCGCCCTGTGCAACAACCTCAGTGTGCTGCAGCTGCCGGCTCGCAACCTCACGTATTTTGGTGTGGTTCATGGACCAAGCGCCCAGCTTCTCAGCGCTGCTCCTGAGGGTGTGCCCTTGGCCCAGCGCCAGCTCCACGCTAAGGAGGGTGCTGGAGTGAGCCCACCACTTATCACTCAG GTCCACTGGTGTGTCCTCCCCTTCCGAGTGCTGCTGGTACTCACCTCACATCGAGGAATACAG ATGTACGAGTCCAATGGCTACACCATGGTCTACTGGCATGCACTGGACTCTGGGGATGCCTCCCCAG TACAGGCTGTGTTTGCCCGGGGAATTGCTGCCAGTGGCCACTTCATCTGTGTGG GAACATGGTCAGGCCGGGTGCTGGTGTTTGACATCCCGGCCAAGGGTCCCAACATTGTACTGAGCGAGGAGCTGGCTGGGCACCAGACACCAATCACAGACATTGCCACTGAGCCTGCCCAGGGACAG GATTGTGTGGCTGACATGGTGACGGCAGATGACTCAGGCTTGCTGTGTGTCTGGCGGTCAGGGCCAGAATTCACATTATTGACCCGCATTCCAGGATTTGG AGTGCCGTGCCCCTCTGTGCAGTTGTGGCAGGGGATCATAGCAGCAGGCTATGGGAACGGACAAGTGCATCTGTATGAGGCCGCCACAGGAAATCTACATGTCCAGATCAATGCCCATGCCCGGGCCATCTGCGCCCTGGACCTGGCTCCTGAGGTGGGCAAG CTACTCTCTGCAGGTGAGGACACCTTTGTGCATATCTGGAAGCTGAGCAGAAGCCCAGAGAGTGGCTACATTGAG GTGGAACACTGTCATGGTGAGTGTGTCTCTGACACCCAGCTGTGTGGTGCTCGATTTTGTGATTCCTCGGGCAGCTCCTTTGCCGTAACTGGCTATGACCTTGCGGAGATCCGGAGATTCAGCAGTGTGTGA
- the WDR54 gene encoding WD repeat-containing protein 54 isoform X2, protein MVAVDLEGPYQPRVRRADLGAAGVTSDLGRGLQGSEPRMFRWERSIPLRGSAAALCNNLSVLQLPARNLTYFGVVHGPSAQLLSAAPEGVPLAQRQLHAKEGAGVSPPLITQVHWCVLPFRVLLVLTSHRGIQMYESNGYTMVYWHALDSGDASPVQAVFARGIAASGHFICVGEGAKGTWSGRVLVFDIPAKGPNIVLSEELAGHQTPITDIATEPAQGQDCVADMVTADDSGLLCVWRSGPEFTLLTRIPGFGVPCPSVQLWQGIIAAGYGNGQVHLYEAATGNLHVQINAHARAICALDLAPEVGKLLSAGEDTFVHIWKLSRSPESGYIEVEHCHGECVSDTQLCGARFCDSSGSSFAVTGYDLAEIRRFSSV, encoded by the exons ATGGTGGCGGTGGATTTGGAGGGACCCTACCAACCAAGAGTCAGGCGAGCCGATCTGGGGGCTGCGGGTGTTACTTCTGACCTAGGCCGGGGGCTTCAGGGATCCGAGCCGAG AATGTTCCGCTGGGAGCGCTCCATTCCCCTTCGAGGCTCGGCCGCCGCCCTGTGCAACAACCTCAGTGTGCTGCAGCTGCCGGCTCGCAACCTCACGTATTTTGGTGTGGTTCATGGACCAAGCGCCCAGCTTCTCAGCGCTGCTCCTGAGGGTGTGCCCTTGGCCCAGCGCCAGCTCCACGCTAAGGAGGGTGCTGGAGTGAGCCCACCACTTATCACTCAG GTCCACTGGTGTGTCCTCCCCTTCCGAGTGCTGCTGGTACTCACCTCACATCGAGGAATACAG ATGTACGAGTCCAATGGCTACACCATGGTCTACTGGCATGCACTGGACTCTGGGGATGCCTCCCCAG TACAGGCTGTGTTTGCCCGGGGAATTGCTGCCAGTGGCCACTTCATCTGTGTGGGTGAGGGAGCCAAGG GAACATGGTCAGGCCGGGTGCTGGTGTTTGACATCCCGGCCAAGGGTCCCAACATTGTACTGAGCGAGGAGCTGGCTGGGCACCAGACACCAATCACAGACATTGCCACTGAGCCTGCCCAGGGACAG GATTGTGTGGCTGACATGGTGACGGCAGATGACTCAGGCTTGCTGTGTGTCTGGCGGTCAGGGCCAGAATTCACATTATTGACCCGCATTCCAGGATTTGG AGTGCCGTGCCCCTCTGTGCAGTTGTGGCAGGGGATCATAGCAGCAGGCTATGGGAACGGACAAGTGCATCTGTATGAGGCCGCCACAGGAAATCTACATGTCCAGATCAATGCCCATGCCCGGGCCATCTGCGCCCTGGACCTGGCTCCTGAGGTGGGCAAG CTACTCTCTGCAGGTGAGGACACCTTTGTGCATATCTGGAAGCTGAGCAGAAGCCCAGAGAGTGGCTACATTGAG GTGGAACACTGTCATGGTGAGTGTGTCTCTGACACCCAGCTGTGTGGTGCTCGATTTTGTGATTCCTCGGGCAGCTCCTTTGCCGTAACTGGCTATGACCTTGCGGAGATCCGGAGATTCAGCAGTGTGTGA
- the C13H2orf81 gene encoding uncharacterized protein C2orf81 homolog: MALTALEEGEDVVGDILADLLARVMDSAFKVYLTQQCIPFTISQAREAMLQITEWRFLARDEGESAVAEDPTWGEDEEPSACTTDSWAQGSVPVLHAPTSEGLENFQGEVHSSGTSPVSFAPTPALPFPTSHCPSAFPQDPGGVDQIPLGRSWMGRGSQEQMESWEPSPELKVTSAPPATSELFQEAGPGGPVEETDGQSRGLSSAGSLSASFQLSVEEAPAEDADPSLEPYLVASSQALTERGQPLDFHLSLEDLYCCMPQLDAAGDRLELRSEGVPRIASGVSESCPSVGGATGPLESSQQQRAGSSDVRLSTQHHRMRRKAAVKRLDPAQLPCHWVCPVAEVLVPDSQTRPLEAYRGRQRGEKTKARAELQALGPSTRVSPAVFFPLRPGVPFRALDSGPALQFPTLNLGLSSPSFRSKLSLPDSRIRFLTAHPVLPDVARSLSPKLWPSARWPSGWEGEAELLGELWTGRTPVPPQGLELADREGQDPGRWPRTTPPVLEATSQVMWKPLLLPEALKLAPGVSMWNRSTQMLFSSGVPEQEDKEGSTFPPVEQHPIQTGAPKPQVTVAQLMKNSTPKVWSHSSKPAASL; this comes from the exons ATGGCGCTTACCGCCCTCGAGGAGGGCGAGGACGTGGTAGGGGACATCTTGGCCGACTTGCTGGCTCGAGTCATGGACTCTGCTTTCAAAGTCTACCTGACTCAGCAG TGCATTCCATTCACCATCAGCCAGGCCCGAGAGGCCATGCTGCAGATCACGGAGTGGCGCTTCCTGGCCCGGGACGAGGGAGAATCTGCAGTGGCTGAGGACCCTACATGGGGTGAGGACGAGGAACCTTCGGCATGCACgacagactcctgggctcagggttCAGTGCCCGTGCTGCACGCGCCCACCTCGGAGGGCCTGGAGAACTTCCAAGGCGAAGTACACTCCTCAGGAACCTCTCCGGTCTCCTTTGCCCCTACTCCTGCTCTCCCCTTTCCGACATCTCACTGTCCGAGTGCATTTCCCCAGGACCCTGGGGGCGTGGACCAGATCCCTTTAGGAAGGTCATGGATGGGTCGAGGCTCCCAGGAGCAGATGGAATCTTGGGAGCCTTCTCCGGAGCTGAAAGTCACCTCTGCCCCTCCTGCTACGTCAGAGCTGTTTCAGGAGGCAGGGCCCGGCGGTCCTGTAGAGGAAACGGACGGCCAGTCTAGAGGCCTCTCCTCGGCCGGGTCCTTGAGCGCGAGCTTCCAACTGTCGGTGGAGGAGGCGCCTGCGGAGGATGCCGACCCTTCTCTGGAGCCGTACCTGGTGGCCAGCTCCCAGGCCTTAACCGAGAGGGGACAGCCGCTGGACTTCCATTTGTCATTGGAGGACCTCTACTGTTGCATGCCCCAACTGGACGCGGCTGGGGATCGGCTGGAACTCAGGTCGGAGGGGGTGCCCCGCATTGCCTCGGGCGTGTCGGAGTCCTGCCCCTCTGTGGGCGGCGCCACCGGCCCCTTGGAGTCCTCCCAGCAGCAGCGGGCCGGATCCTCGGATGTGCGGCTGAGCACCCAGCACCACAGGATGCGCCGCAAGGCGGCCGTGAAGCGCCTGGACCCTGCGCAGCTCCCGTGCCACTGGGTGTGCCCTGTGGCTGAGGTCCTGGTCCCAGACTCTCAAACACGCCCCTTGGAAGCCTACCGCGGACGCCAGCGGGGCGAGAAGACCAAGGCCCGGGCCGAACTCCAAGCCCTCGGCCCCAGCACCCGTGTCTCCCCGGCAGTGTTCTTCCCTCTCCGGCCAGGCGTTCCTTTCCGTGCCTTGGACTCGGGCCCCGCACTCCAGTTCCCCACTTTAAATTTAGGCCTATCGTCACCATCCTTCAGGTCAAAGCTGTCACTCCCCGACTCCAGGATCCGCTTCCTCACCGCACACCCGGTGCTCCCTGATGTGGCCCGCAGCCTTAGCCCCAAGCTGTGGCCCAGTGCCAGGTGGCCCAGCGGTTGGGAGGGGGAGGCCGAGCTGCTGGGCGAGCTGTGGACTGGCCGGACCCCTGTGCCTCCACAGGGTCTGGAGCTGGCAGACAGGGAGGGCCAGGATCCTGGCAGATGGCCTCGAACCACACCCCCGGTCCTTGAAGCCACTTCCCAGGTGATGTGGAAGCCGCTGTTGCTGCCAGAAGCCCTGAAGCTGGCCCCTGGTGTGAGCATGTGGAACCGGAGCACCCAGATGTTGTTCAGCTCGGGTGTGCCTGAACAAGAGGACAAAGAAGGTAGCACCTTTCCTCCCGTTGAGCAACACCCCATCCAGACAGGTGCCCCAAAGCCCCAGGTGACCGTAGCACAGCTAATGAAGAACTCAACCCCCAAAGTGTGGTCACACTCCTCTAAGCCCGCTGCCTCACTCTGA